From one Lolium rigidum isolate FL_2022 chromosome 4, APGP_CSIRO_Lrig_0.1, whole genome shotgun sequence genomic stretch:
- the LOC124646684 gene encoding DNA-directed RNA polymerase IV subunit 1-like, whose product MDELNDQMDQPTAVLKAIQFDLMTSADMEISSSATVIKGSDVTSAKLGLPAKATQCETCGSESSRDCDGHSGVIKLPATVFSPYFIKEVVQLLNQICPGCCAPRKNRDSKNSDGGTSQSTCKYCSKDGAKLYPSVIFKALKSPRVTLSRKKIKRDPTVIDTISITAEVAYRVKNTLTNEGPHQALPQDYWGFIPHDHDQLPQPNVTKILLSPHQVCHMLKQLDPEIINNNFPSSHHLLFLSSLRVTPNCHRVAEMPYRFSDGSRLAYDDLTKAYKRTVDVGRKVDDFHQYPKISFLSLVTSQVMECLKSSKLHSKKTDNESSIAMYGMKWMKDAVLSKRMGLRLFSSCHLLRIYYVNS is encoded by the exons ATGGATGAGCTAAATGATCAAATGGACCAGCCTACAGCCGTGCTGAAGGCCATACAATTTGATCTCATGACCAGTGCAGATATG GAAATATCAAGCAGCGCGACCGTCATAAAAGGATCTGATGTGACTAGTGCCAAGTTGGGATTGCCAGCTAAGGCAACACAGTGTGAGACTTGTGGATCGGAAAGCTCACGTGATTGCGATG GTCATTCTGGTGTTATTAAGCTGCCGGCAACTGTGTTCAGCCCGTATTTTATCAAGGAAGTTGTTCAGTTACTGAATCAGATATGTCCTGGCTGTTGCGCTCCAAGGAAAAACAGAGATTCAAAG AACTCAGATGGGGGAACAAGTCAGTCAACTTGCAAGTATTGCTCA AAGGATGGTGCTAAACTTTACCCGAGTGTAATCTTTAAGGCGCTGAAAAGTCCAAGAGTAACGCTGTCCAGGAAAAAAATTAAACGTGACCCTACTGTTATAGACACAATTTCGATTACCGCAGAAGTTGCCTACAGAGTGAAAAATACGTTGACGAATGAAGGTCCACATCAAGCTCTTCCCCAGGATTATTGGGGTTTTATACCTCATGACCATGACCAGCTCCCTCAACCAAATGTGACCAAGATATTATTATCTCCTCATCAA GTATGTCacatgctgaaacaacttgatcctGAGATTATTAATAACAACTTTCCTTCAAGTCATCATCTCCTGTTCCTGTCAAGTTTGCGGGTGACTCCTAACTGTCATCGTGTGGCCGAGATGCCCTACAGGTTCTCAGATGGCTCTCGCTTAGCTTAT GATGACCTGACAAAAGCTTATAAGAGGACTGTTGATGTCGGTAGGAAAGTTGATGACTTCCATCAGTATCCAAAGATCAGTTTCCTTTCACTTGTCACAAGCCAAGTTATGGAGTGCCTGAAATCATCTAAG TTACACTCTAAAAAGACAGATAATGAATCATCAATAGCCATGTATggaatgaaatggatgaaggatgCCGTTCTCAGCAAACG TATGGGGCTGAGGCTCTTCAGTTCCTGTCATCTGCTCAGGATATACTATGTGAATTCTTAA